A genomic region of Drosophila kikkawai strain 14028-0561.14 chromosome X, DkikHiC1v2, whole genome shotgun sequence contains the following coding sequences:
- the LOC108083811 gene encoding ceramide phosphoethanolamine synthase-like codes for MRSSSSQVAHWNVEDVTRWATQSDHSSKILLDCLRQEAIDGEVLLTLTERDVQDLRHRLGYNLTFGELKKFWLAVFRLQLVVIGDSQAESQPAAAAKPVPVPVSCLTPEYLKTAISLCYSILVSWITSFVMVIVHERVPDMQRYPPLPDIFLDNVPHIPWAFCLSEITGSLLFTLWLIVLIFHKYRLVLLRRFSALAGTVFLLRCITTLITSLSVPGTHLQCNQSDFAIDDPNVDMVGAMVIRLTRAYRIWRGLGLSIQGVSTCGDYMFSGHTVALTLLNFSITEYTPRSLYILHAFTWLLNLFGIFLILAAHEHYSIDVFVAFYITSRLFCYYHTLANNGTCRRSDSKRMNTWFPLFSYLESGGNGQIPHDFETPGSLVVTIAERLCLAKDQVVMTFSKFSLFPLAFHQCSGKSA; via the coding sequence atgcggagcagcagcagccaggtgGCCCACTGGAACGTGGAGGACGTGACCAGATGGGCCACCCAGTCCGATCACTCCTCGAAGATCCTGTTGGACTGCCTGCGCCAGGAGGCCATCGATGGTGAGGTTCTGCTCACACTCACCGAGCGGGATGTCCAGGATTTGCGCCATCGTTTGGGCTACAATCTCACCTTTGGTGAGCTCAAGAAATTCTGGCTGGCCGTGTTCCGGCTGCAGTTGGTCGTGATAGGTGATAGCCAGGCGGAATCTCAGCCTGCAGCGGCAGCCAAACCAGTGCCAGTGCCCGTGTCCTGCCTGACGCCCGAGTATCTGAAGACCGCCATTAGCCTGTGCTACTCCATTCTGGTCAGTTGGATAACGTCGTTCGTCATGGTGATTGTCCATGAGCGAGTGCCGGATATGCAGCGTTATCCTCCGTTGCCGGACATTTTTCTGGACAATGTACCGCATATTCCGTGGGCCTTTTGTCTGTCCGAGATCACTGGATCGCTGCTCTTTACCTTATGGCTGATCGTGTTGATCTTTCACAAGTATCGGCTGGTGCTTTTGCGACGCTTCTCCGCTCTGGCGGGCACCGTCTTCCTGCTGCGCTGCATCACCACGCTGATCACATCGCTGAGTGTGCCCGGAACGCATCTGCAGTGCAATCAGAGTGACTTTGCCATTGATGATCCTAATGTGGACATGGTGGGTGCCATGGTTATTCGCTTGACACGTGCCTATCGCATCTGGCGGGGCTTGGGCCTGTCCATTCAGGGCGTTAGCACCTGTGGCGATTACATGTTCAGTGGCCATACGGTGGCTCTTACTTTGCTCAATTTCTCTATAACGGAGTATACGCCAAGGAGTCTATATATCCTGCACGCTTTCACCTGGCTGCTCAACCTGTTTGGCATCTTTCTCATTTTGGCCGCCCACGAGCATTACTCCATCGATGTGTTTGTGGCTTTTTATATCACCTCCAGGCTCTTTTGCTATTACCACACATTGGCCAATAATGGGACTTGTCGGAGGAGCGATTCCAAGAGGATGAACACCTGGTTTCCGCTGTTTAGTTATCTGGAGAGCGGCGGTAATGGTCAGATACCGCATGATTTTGAGACTCCCGGCTCTCTGGTGGTGACCATCGCTGAGCGGTTGTGCCTGGCCAAGGACCAAGTGGTAATgactttttcaaaattttcccTATTCCCGCTAGCCTTTCATCAATGTTCTGGAAAGTCTGCCTAA